catctacttaggtcctggattttagttttttagtttaaatattaagggcatttcagaaaaatagtcctaagaatttgtaagctaagtTTAGTTtactgttcttctattaaagatgcatctacttaggtcctgaattttagttttttagtttaaatattaaggacatttcagaaaaatagttcTAATGTTTACGTTCTATTTCCTTCTTTGTAGTGTGCTAATGGAAGGAGATCGTATTTTCGAGTTTGATGATTGGCGTAATTTGATGAGCTATTGGAAAGGAGATTTTCAGTATAAGAAAACAATAAAAAGTTTCTTGTCGAACACGCAATGGAAGAAGTAGAGGGATGGTGTTTTCGGAAACTTTTTCCGATTACAAGGTGTGAAGTTCTGTGGTAGACTTATTCATTGTGTGTTGCTTTCAGAAACTATAAGCAATGACTCGCATTCAATGACATTCAAGGTTTTTGATCATGAAGTGAAGTTTACATGTGAAGCGTTCCAGATAATTACTAGATTGAAATGTTCTTCTTCAGTGGACTTCAAAGTTTTAGGTGAAAGAGAGAATAGGCTTTCGAAAGTCTACTTCCCTGGAAAGGATAGAATTGAGTTAGGCAATTTATGGCATTTTATTACTAGTCACCCATATGGTACAACTACATCATTTGTAGGCAGCCATGACGATGCGGTGAAGTTGGCAACAATTTATTTTGTTGAATCTGTGTTGATGGGGAAGCGCAAGAATCGAAATGTGTCTGAGCGGGTAATAAAAATCGTAGATGACGATGAACTCTGCTCTTCTTTAAATTGGGGCTCTCTTTGTTATGAAAAGTTACTAAAATCATTGAAGAGCTGCTTCAAGCCCAAACAAAATACTTCAgagaatgagaatgagaatgagaaagagaaagagaaagataaaGAGAAGGACAATTATACTATACTTGGCTTCCCTTTCGCCTTCTGTGTTtggattatggaagtattcccaatttttcaagaaaaataatttgTGAACTTCAGAGAATGTGGGTTCCCCCGGATGCTATGTTATTCAGATATGAAATCTCCACATTATTACACCCTATGTAAAAAGTACTTCCATAATAAAAAAGTAAGTTAACAGGATTACTAGCTATTTTTTTGTTTATGTGTTTTAGTTCTGAATACTTACGTTTTTTTTCTTATATAATAGTTGTATCAGTTGCTCGAGATGGTACCATTTCTTTCTTCTGAAGTAGATGCGGAGCCCACTAGTGTGCATGTGCCATTGTCTCAAGATCAAAGTTCAATGCCTTCAACACAATTTGATGAAGTCTTGCTTAAGGAAATTGTTAACGTAGGTTTTCTGTCTTTGAATACCATTAGttttttatttgcttatttttGCTTAAAAGACTTTTTTGTTTTTATGGTTTTTGATTCAGAGATTATCGGAGAAGTTCAAAAAGGATATGGATGTAGAATGTACTAGAATACATCAAAAAATAGCTTTATCAGAAAAAAGGATTCAAAATGACATCAAGGTAATATCCTTAATTTCtatgcttgtaactctaagttaaggacaccatgtccttaatttttgagcttgtaactctcAGTTTAGGACTTCGTattcttaatttttgaacttgtaactctaagttcaggactacatgtccttaacttttaacttgtaactctaagttcaggactacctgtccttaactttttaacttgtagctctaagttcaggattacatgtccttaactttttaacttgtaactctaagttcaggactacctgtccttaactttttaacttgtaactctaagttcaggactacctgtccttaactttttaacttgtagctctatgttcaggactatatgtccttaactttttaacttgtaactctaagttcaggactacctatccttaactttttaacttgtagctctaagttcaggactacatgtccttaactttttaacttgtaactctaagttcaggactacctgtccttaactttttaacttatagctctaagttcaggactacatgtccttaactttttaacttgtaactctaagttcaggactacctgtccttaactttttaacttgtagctctaagttcaggactacatgtccttaactttttaacttgtaactctaagttcaggactacctgtccttaactttttaacttgtagctctaagttcaggactacatgtccttaactttttaacttgtaactctaagttcaggactacctgtccttaactttttaacttgtagctcTAAGTTCAAGACTACatatccttaactttttaacttgtaactttaagttcaggactacctgtccttaactttttaacatgtagctctaagttcaggactacatgtccttaacttataAGCAGATAACATTCTGATTCTTATTTTAAATACTATCTCACAGGCTTTAAAGAAAAACCTAGGATCAAAGATTGATACTTTATTGAAGCTTCTTGACAAACATCATGAAAGGACCACAGAGAGAGAACCTAGTGTTCCAATTAGCAAAGATGCAGTTGATGATCAATGTGATGATATAGATGTGCATGTAGAAGATCATTATAAAAGCGATTATAGAGATGCGCATCTAGAAGATGAAATTGATATTGGCATCAAAATTGGGAAAGGTTAGATACAGTTTTTGAATTTGTTATCATTGAAATTTATATTCAATAGCATAATACATATAAACTTTTTTGTGATTACAAATGTGTGTAGAATCTTTTGATGGAGTGCAAGTTCAAGATGGAATGGAATGTCAAGACCAGGACAATCCAAAAGAGACAAGTGTAACAAACATAATTTGTAAATCTGGAGTGCAATCTCAGGATTTAGAAAATCCATTGGGAACAAGTATAAGTGAGATTGTATGCAAATgtgttaaaaaaaaatatatgatcTATCTACACCTCTCTCACTTAAAGAGAAATTTGGAAATCAAAATGATGCCAATCAAGGTTAGATGGAATTTTCATAACATGTTTAATGTTAGTTTTAGTAAACTATTAGTAACAAGTATTAATTGTAAATATTACAGAATCTTTTGAAACTGCAAGGAAAGAAGATGGAGTGGACTATCATGATGATGAAATTTCAAAAGAGAGAAGTGGAGGACAATCTCAAGAAAATACCCAAGGAACAAGCATAAGTGAGATTGTTTGCAAATGTATAGAAGGAACGTATGATATCTCTACACCTCTCTCTCTTACAGACAATATTGGAAGCCAAAAAAATACTAGTCAAGATAATGATTTAACTGGCATAATTTTGACAGTTGCAAAAGGTTAGACGGAGTTTTTTTTCATCTTATACATGTTTGTTTTAATAAAAGATTAGTAACAAGTACTAATTGTGTTAGCTCCtgtaaatattttgcaaaatcttgTAAACTTGCAATCGAAGAACATGGAGAACAattgcaagataaagaaaatacAAGCAATATGTCAACACTATTGTCTGTTAAATAAATACAAGAAGGCAGCATGGCCAACATAAGTATTGATTGTGTCCTTAATATTGTATTCATAATTCAAATTGTCAGGacatttcaaaaattatgtccttaatttttgtCTCTTCATTTGACAATTCATAGAATTGACGACTTGCAGCAAACTAATGTATATGTAGTGTTGCTTGCAgagcaaaacaaaaataaagccgTTAACCAATATACTAGGAAAAGGAAGAGAGATAGTATTGGTTTTGATGGTCTATCATTTGCTATTCTTACCCATACTCCTCCGACTACACAAATGAGCATTGATGAGGGTTTGTCTATGGAGGTTAAAGGAAATGTTGAAGAATAGCTTGGTCGAGGGAAAAGGAATAAGAAGCTTAGTTGGCAATTAAAATCTCCTTTTgaacagaaaagaaaaagagaaacatCGATGGAACACAATGAAAATACTCCTAAGTATACAGGCTGgataaaatcaaaatatactcgtaCATGTATTTTTCATTATGCCAAAGATGATAAAAActtattgaagaaattcattTGGTGGTTGGGCAAGGAGAAATGGAAAGGTCGCAAAAAAGTGTAAGTCCCTAAATGTATTCATTATTTCTTAATTGCTTACatttgtccttaacttttgaacttgtaactataagttaaggactacatgtccttaacttttgaatttgcaactctaacttcaggaccaagtgtccttaatttttgaacttccactccAAGTTCAGGACCAATTGTCCTAAACTTATGcgcttgttactctaagttcatgactaattgtcctttaatttatgagctagtaagtctaagttcaagaccaagtgtccttaacttttgaacttgtaactgtaagttaaggacatcctgtccttaacttttgaatttgcaactctaacttcaggaccaagtgtccttaatttttgaacttccactctaagttcaggaccaattgtccttaacttatgcgcttgttactctaagttcatgactaattgtcttttaatttatgagctagtaagtctaagttcaggaccaagtgttcttaacttttgaacttgtaactgtaagttaaggactacatgtccttaacttttgaatttgcaactctaacttcaggaccaagtgtccttaatttttgaacttccactctaagttcaggaccaattgtccttaacttatgtgcttgttactctaagttcatgactaattgtcctttaatttatgagctagtaagtctaagttcaggaccaagtgtccttaacttttgaacttgtaactgtaagttaaggatatcctgtccttaacttttgaatttgcaactctaacttcaggaccaagagtCCTTAATTAGGAATTGAGAACTAACTTATAAACTTTCTAACtttgatattttcaaaattttcagggGACAAACCGATATATATGCTGAGGATAATGGTGTGAGAAAGAATCCATATAAATTGTACCATCAAAAAATCAGTAGAAAAATATTCTTCCTTGAGCTTGCAGATAGTAGCTTTGTACTTGATGATAAGGTTTGATAATTCACAATGcatttattttctttcttcttaatttattattttttatttatttatgactgatggattttttttctttttttgcctttttatGAAGCATATTGATATGGCCCTGTATTATTTGAGAAAAAAGGAATGCTACCACCCTTGCGCCCATCCTTTTCGTTGCACAACTACAGATATACTTTTTGATAACTATATGCTAATTGTATATAAGGATTTCAATGAAGATGCTTCAGATTTATTTTGGTGTGATGATAATCAGTTGGTTCTCACACTATACGTGTGGGGTGACAATCGTAGATGTAGAATTGCTTGGACAGAGGTTGACAAAATCTTTTTTCCATGTCGGCTTCCTTCAGAAGATAATGATGTTGTGACACATTTTCTTTTGGGGGTATTGGACTTGAATGAGAGAAAGATTGATGTGTACGATTCCATATATAGTGAGCCATATGAGCAAGGAATGAAACACATTGAAATGTATGCACGCATGATCCCCCACTTGCTAAAGTTCTCacagtttgagaaaaatcacaagtCTTTTGGAAATGCATTCAACAAATTTGGTATTCAGTGGCAAAGATCACCACACCAAACTGGATCGTACGTGTTGTCATTtgctatataatttatatgtacTTTAGATTTATTTTATTAAAGATATTGTTTAATTGACTCCATATTTTTCTTAGGACTGATTGTGGTGCATTCCTAATCAAGTATGTGGAGTTGTTGATGATGGGAAAGGATGTGGAGAAATTCCAACCTGAGGACATATCAAACTTCAGAAAAGAACTTGCAGCAAATCTTTGGGCACATGGAGAGTGGAAAAGAAATTCTGGTTATGATACACCACCAGAAAATATCGGCGATGACTATGATAGTGAAA
This region of Nicotiana tomentosiformis chromosome 4, ASM39032v3, whole genome shotgun sequence genomic DNA includes:
- the LOC138910565 gene encoding uncharacterized protein codes for the protein MEGDRIFEFDDWRNLMSYWKGDFQYKKTIKKTISNDSHSMTFKVFDHEVKFTCEAFQIITRLKCSSSVDFKVLGERENRLSKVYFPGKDRIELGNLWHFITSHPYGTTTSFVGSHDDAVKLATIYFVESVLMGKRKNRNVSERVIKIVDDDELCSSLNWGSLCYEKLLKSLKSCFKPKQNTSENENENEKEKEKDKEKDNYTILGFPFAFCVWIMEVFPIFQEK